The following are encoded together in the Leptolyngbya sp. 'hensonii' genome:
- a CDS encoding NfeD family protein has product MFTLGKLFKLHSSLAVQDTPHQSQQNFQQKLTQPDPAREAIVTQQILPRRVGQVAYQGSWWLARCRQEVTFYPGDIVYVVDRWNTTLYVEPDPFAHLTNSISAETLPAIEFEPEFERN; this is encoded by the coding sequence ATGTTTACTCTAGGCAAACTATTTAAATTGCATTCGTCACTTGCAGTGCAAGATACTCCGCACCAGTCTCAGCAAAATTTTCAGCAAAAGCTGACTCAACCAGATCCAGCACGAGAAGCTATCGTAACGCAACAAATATTGCCGAGAAGAGTAGGCCAAGTGGCATATCAGGGTAGCTGGTGGTTAGCTCGATGTCGGCAAGAGGTGACATTTTATCCTGGTGATATTGTCTATGTCGTCGATCGCTGGAACACCACACTCTATGTAGAACCTGATCCCTTTGCTCATTTGACCAATTCGATATCAGCAGAAACTTTGCCAGCGATTGAATTTGAACCTGAGTTTGAGCGAAATTGA